From the genome of Labedella gwakjiensis:
GGGTGCGAAGGCGCCGATGCGCGTCGGCAGCCTCGTGGGCGGCCGGTCCTCCGGCACGAGCCGGGGCAACGGCCCCCGCCGCGCCCAGGGCTGACCTCTCACGCACGCACGACCCCATCGCGCGGGCACTCGGAATTCCGGGTGCCCGCGCGATCTCTCTGTCCGCCCGAGCCGGATTTGGGCAGCCAGACGCGCGCGGGTATGGTCAGGCCATGGAGACACAATCCGCCATCGTGAGGCCCGTGCGCGACGTCGATGCCGAGGCCCTCGGCCGCGTCCACGCCACCTGCTGGCACGAGACGTACGACCACCTCGTGAGCTCGGCGACGCTCGCGAACCTCTCGCCGCGACGGATGGCGGAGCTCTGGACGCACTGGATGAACCAGGGCGACGACTTCGTCCAGTACGCCGCGCTCGTCGACGGTGAGATCGTCGGTTTCGCCGGTTGCGGCCCCGCGCGCGACGACGACGCCCCGCGCGAGCGCGAGCTGTACTTCATCTACCTGCTGCACGCCTACCACGGCACGGGCATCGGGCAGCAGCTGTTCGACGCGGCGGTCGGAGCCGATCCGGTGTATCTCTGGGTGGCGGAAGACAACCCCCGGGCGCACGGGTTCTACCGTCGCAACGGCTTCGTCGCCGATGGCGCGGCCCACGACGAACCGTTCCTCGGCGAGACGATCCACGAGGTCCGCCTCACCCGCTGACCCCCGTCCCACCCAGCGGAAACCCCAAAAAGATCGGGATACGGCACGAAATTCCGTGCTGTATCCCGATCTTTTTGGGGTGGGTGGGGGGTGTAGGGGGTCAGTCTCCGTCGAAGCCACCGAGCAGGCCGCCGAT
Proteins encoded in this window:
- a CDS encoding GNAT family N-acetyltransferase; translated protein: METQSAIVRPVRDVDAEALGRVHATCWHETYDHLVSSATLANLSPRRMAELWTHWMNQGDDFVQYAALVDGEIVGFAGCGPARDDDAPRERELYFIYLLHAYHGTGIGQQLFDAAVGADPVYLWVAEDNPRAHGFYRRNGFVADGAAHDEPFLGETIHEVRLTR